The Xanthomonas sontii genomic sequence GCCGCCAGCGCCACCACGCCGATGGCCAGCAGGACGTAGACGGTGCGCAGCAGCAGGCCGCCGGGCCCATGCAGGTACTGGCTGAGCGTGGCCTGCTGCCAGTGCAGATCGGCGCGCACGACCTGCAACGCCATGGCCACGCCGAGGAACAGCAGCGCCAGCAGCAGCGCTGCGGCGCCGGCCAGGCGCGTCCAGCGCGGCGGCGTGGGAAAGGGAGATGCGGACAAGGGCATCGACAGGCTCCGGAACCGACACAGACCGTCGCCACATGCGCCGGCCACGGCCCCTGCCGCGGTCCAGACGCCGTGGCGACGTGCGATTCCACTATCATGCGCGTCGCCGGCACGGCCGGTATAGCCTGGAGCGTGGGATGCACGGCAAGAGGAGCGGTACGGCTGACAGGGGTGCGATGTGCGCGCTGCGGGGTGCGGCCCGGGAGGGCGCCAAGCGCACCGGTACCGGACTCGCCTTCGCGCCGCCGACCGCGACCGCTGTCGGGACCTGACGCGTGGCATCCCACCAGGGTGATGCGCGGCAGGCCGGTGCAACCCGGCTTGCCCCGACACCCCACCCACCGCGACGCAGCCACTTGGTCGCAGCCCTCTCAATGTTCGTCACACGCTTTCATCCAACCGGTATCGCGATGGCCCGTCTTCGTTTCACCCGCACTTCCGCTCCGGCCGCGTCGCGCACCGCGCAACGTGCGCCGTCGCGCCTCGCCGCCGTCCGTCCGCAATGACCGACGCCGCGCCCTCTACTGCCGCACCCACGCCCGGCTGGCGCCGTGCGCTGCCGGTGCTGGCCAGCCTGGCGATCCTGGCCCTGGCGCTGCACGCGCTGGCCACGGAGTTCAGCACCCACGGCTACAGTGCGATCCGTCACGCCTTCAACCAGCTGAGCCTCAGCCAGATCGTGCTGACCCTGCTGCTGGGCCTGAGCAGCTACGCCTGCCTGATCGGCTTCGATGCCGTCGGCCTGCGCCGCAGCGGGCGCAAGCTGCACCCGATGCGGATCAGCATCACCGCGTTCCTGGCGCATGCGGTCGGGCAGACCCTGGGCTTCGCCGCATTGACCGGCGGCGCGGTGCGCCTGCGCGGTTACGGCCGGGTCGGGCTGAGCCTGGCCGAGATCGGCCAGGTGGTGCTGATGAGCACGCTCGGCTTCGTGTTCGGCGCGTGGCTGCTGCTGGCGCTGGCCCTGACCATGGAACCGGCCGCGGCGGCGCTGGCGCTGCCGGTCGGCGCGACTGCGGTGCGCGCGATCGGCATCGCGTTGCTGGTCGGCTTCGCCACGATGCTGCTGCTGGCCGGCCGCGACGGCCGCACCCTGCGCTGGCGCAGCCACGAACTGTGGCTGCCGGACCGGCGCACCACCCTGGGCGTGACCGCGCTGAGCGTGGTCGAACTGGGGCTGGCCAGTGCCGCGTTCTACGTGCTGCTGCCCAACGAATCGGGCATCGAGTACATCGGCTTCGTCGGCCTGTACCTGGTCGCGGTGGTGGCGGGCCTGGTCTCGACCGTGCCGGCCGGCCTGGGCGTGTTCGAGTGGAGCCTGCTCAAGCTGCTGCCCGGCGTGGCGCCGGCGGCGGTGCTGGCGGCGGCGCTGATCTACCGCATCACCTACTACGTGGTGCCGCTGCTGCTGTCGGTGCTGATGGCGTCGCTGTCCGGCCTGCGCCGGCCGCTGGCCGCCAGTGCCGGCGGCGTGCGCGTGGCCTGGCGCACGCTGCGCCCGTGGCTGCCGCAGATCATCGCCCTGGCGGTGTTCGCGGTCGGCGCGGCGCTGGTCATCGACGGCACCCTGCCCACGCCCAAGCGCCGCCAGGACATGGCGCCGCTGTCGATCATGGAAACCTCGCACCTGCTGGCCAGCCTCGGCGGCGTGGTGCTGCTGCTGATCGGCCAGGGCCTGCAGCGGCGCAGCCATGCCGCCTGGGTGCTGGCGATCGGCATCTGCGTGCTGCTGCCGCTGCCGGCCTGGCTGCGCGGCGGCCACGTCTCGGTGGCGCTGTCCTCGCTGGTGGTGGCGGTCGGCCTGTGGGGCGCGCGCCGCGAGTTCTACCGCGAGGGCGCGCTGCTCGACGAGGCCTGGTCGTGGCCGTGGCTGCGCAACCTCGGCCTGGTGCTGATCGCCACGATCTGGCTGCTGTTCTTCGTCTACAGCCACGTCGAATACCAGAACGAGCTGTGGTGGGAATTCGCCACCTCGGCCAACGCGCCGCGTGCGCTGCGCGCGGTGCTGCTGGTCAGCGTGGCGGTGGTGGTATTCGGGCTGGCGCGGCTGCTGCACAGCACGCGCTCGCCATTGCCGCCGGCCGATGGCGCGCAACTGGACGCGTTGGCGCCGGTGCTGGCCGAGGCCACCGACACCCAGGCCTGCCTGGTGCTGACCGGCGACAAGGCGCTGCTGCAGGCCGAGGACGGCCCCGGCTTCGTGATGATGCAGCGCTACGGCGGCTCGCTGGTGGCGATGGGCGACCCGGTCGGCGCGCCGGAAGTGGCCCGCGCGCTGATCTGGCGCTTCCGCGAGGAAGCCGACCGCATGGGCCTGCGCCCGGTGTTCTACCAGGTCGGCGAGCAGCACTGGCAGACCTACCTGGACCTGGGCCTGACCCTGGTCAAGCTCGGCGAGGAAGCGATGGTGTCGCTGGAGGGCTTCCACCTGGAAGGCCGCGACCGCGCCGACCTGCGCCAGGCCTGGAACCGCGGCAAGCGCAGCGGGCTGAGCTTCCGCATCGTCGAGACCGACGCGGTGGACGCGCTGATGCCGGTGCTGGCCGAGGTCTCGCAGCAGTGGCTGGAAGACAAGGCCGGTGCCGAGAAGGGCTTCTCGCTGGGCAGCTTCGACCCGGCCTACCTGCGCCGCTTCCCGATCGCGGTGGTGGAGTTCGAGGGCAAGGTCGTGGCCTTCGCCAACCTGTGGCAGGCCCCGGCCGGTCACGAGCTGTCGGTGGACCTGATGCGGCACATCGCCGATGCGCCGAAGGGCACGATGGACTTCCTGTTCATCGAGCTGTTCCTGTGGGGCCGCGACCAGGGCTACAAGCGCTTCTCGCTGGGCATGGCGCCGCTGTCGGGCTTGGCCCAGCACCGCCTGGCCGGCCGCTGGAACCGCTTCGGCAACCTGATCGTGCGCCACGGCGAACGCTTCTACGGCTTCACCGGCCTGCGCCGCTTCAAGTCCAAGTTCGCCCCCGCCTGGCGCACCCGCTACCTCGCCGCCCCCGGCGGCATGCACCTGCCCGCCGCCCTGCTGGACGTGACCCGACTGATCTCGCTGGATCCGCGCAAGCCGGAGTGAGGCCGGGATTGGGGAGTCGGGATTGGGGATTGGCCTGGTCGCCTCGTTGCTGGGGCATTGCGAGGCTTCGCGCCGTACCCTCATCCGCCCCTTAGGGGCACCTTCTCCCGGTGGGAGAAGGAACAGCAAAGCCCCTCTCCCCCCGGGAGAGGGGTTGGGGTGAGGGTACGACCGCCAGGGAGCGCCCGGCGGCATGCACCTGCCCGCCGCCTGGCTGGACGTGACCCGGTTGATTTCGCTGGATCCACGCAAGCCGGAGTGAGGCCGGGATTGGGGATTAGCCTGGTCGCCTCGTTGCTGGGGCATTGCGAGGCTTCGCGCCGCACCCTCATCCGCCCCTTCGGGGCACCTTCTCCCGAGGGGAGAAGGAACAGCAAAGCCCCTCTCCCCCCCGGGAGAGGGGTTGGGGTGAGGGTACGGCGGCCGACGACGCGAGCGCGCAAGCCCGCACCCACGACCAGCCCACCAATCCCCAATCCCGCCTCCCCAATCCCGGCTCCTACTGAATCCGCTGCAGAATCTGCTTGGCCAGCGTCGCGTAATCGCCCTGGAAATGATGGTCGCCGGGCAGCTTGACCAGTTGCACCGCGCCCTTGGGCAGGTCCGGGCACAGCGCGTCGTCGTCGTCCTCGCCATAGATGCACAGGGTCTGCGCCGGCGGCATCTTCGCCACTTCCGGGGCGATCGGCAGGCCGTCGTCGCCGGAGCTGATCCAGTTGGACACGTGGAACTCGTAGTCGGCGGTCTTGCCGACCGACAGCAAGGCGGTGAGCTGCACCTGGTCGCGCATCGCTTCCGGCAACTGGTTGTAGGCCGCCGGCAGCACGTCGGCGCCCTGCGAGAAGCCGATCAGCACCACCCGCCCGCGTTGCCACAGGTGGCTGTAGTGGCGGTAGATGCGGTCCAGGTCGGTGGCGAAGCCCTGCGGCGTGCGCTCGCTCCAGAAGTAGCGCAGCGAATCCACGCCCACCACCGGGATGCCGGCCTTGGCCAGGGCGCCGGCGACCTGCTGGTCGAGTCCGGCCCAGCCGCCGTCGCCGGAGACGAAGATCGCGAACACGTTGCCGTTGTCGGCATCACCCGCGCCCGCGGCGGCAGGCACTTCGACCACCGGCAGCCCGGCCAGGTCGGCCGGGGTCGGCGGCAGGCTGACGCCGGGCCGGTCGCCCAGCGAACGCACCGCCGCACGCAGCCCCGGCAGCGCATCGCCGCTGGCGCTGCGGCGGAACTGCCGCGCCTGCGCCACCTTCTGCAGGAACGCGTCGCTCTGCTGGGTGCAACGGTCGCGGCGGGTCTTGGCATCGAGCGCCGCCAGCCACGGCACCGGCAGCGCAGTCGCCTGCAACGCACGCGCCGGCGCGGTGATGCCGGCGCCGCAGATCTGGTCGTCGAGCACCTGCACCGGGCAGAAATCCTCGGTCAGCAGGCCCGCCAGCAGATGCTTGGGCGCCTGCGCAGCGACCGCATAGGCCAGCGCGGCGCCGTCGCCATCGCCCACCAGCAACGGCAGGTGGTAGGTCGGCACGTGGAAATAGGCCTGCACGTAGCGCGAGAAATTCTCCACGTCGCCGGCGGAGAAGCCGCAGGTGCCGTCGATCTTGGCCAGCACCGCCTGCAGGTGCGCACTGTCGATCACCGCGACCATGGCGCCGTCGTCGCGCAGCGCCTCGATCTGGCGCATGCGCTCGGCGTCGGCGTGCTTGCCGCCGGCGAACCACAGCACCACGCGCTGCGCGTTGCCCTTGGGCAACAGCACCGGCACCTGCTCGAAGCGGCCGTGGCTGAGCTTTTCCGGCGCCGTGGCCGGTGCGCCGGCACGCGGCGCGGCGGTGGCCGCAGCGCCCGGTGCTGCGCCGGCGACGCCGGCCGCGAGCAGTCCGCCCAATGCACATCCCCACATCCAACCGCCACGCTTCTGCATCATCCGGCAATCCTGAAAAGGCGTGTAAAGATAATCCCGAACGGCGACGGCGCGAAGCGCGGCGCGCTCCTTGGTTCATGCCAGGTACGCCGGACCTGCGCCAGCGCCTGCACCGGCAGGCCTGTCAGGCGTCCGCGTCGGCGCCGGGATGGCGCATCCGCCAGGCGGCCAGCGCCTGCCGGTAGCGCTCCAGCTCCTCGTGGTAGAGGTCGTAGACGCACAGCGGACAGCCGCTGTCGCAGCAGTCGCTGGGGCCCGGCGGCAGCGGCGCCTGCGGGCGGGGATCGGCATTGGCGGCAGGGTCGGACATGGGGCTCCGTGGCGGCGGCCGGGGCAGACCGGCGCGGCAGTGTAGAAGAAGGCGGCGCAGGCCGCGGTCCGCGTCCCCTCAGCCGATGGCGTGACGCAGGTTGGCGCGCGCGGCCGCGTCGTAGCGCGCATGGAAGCGCTCGCTGAGGAAGATGCGCGGCTGCGCCAGCACGGTGCGCAGGAACGCGCGGCGCTTGCGTCGGTACAACCAGCCCGGCACCACGCCGCGGTACTCCTCGGCGATGGCGCGGTCGTAGGCGGCGAAGGCCTCCGGCGCGGCGCCGAGGATGGCCATGTCGCAATCCAGGAACAGCGCGGCGTCCGCATCCACCGAGTCGACGGTCAGTTGCCCGTGACGCGCGGTGAGTTCGATCAGCGCAGCCACCCGCGCCGCCTCCACCCCGGCGTCCGGCAGCCATTGCGCGATCGCCGCCTCGGCCAGGCGCGCCGACTGCGCTTCGTTGTCGCCGCGGCCGGCACGATAGACCGCATCGTGATAGAGCACGGCCAGGTAGATCTCGCGTGGCTGCCGCCAGCCGGTGTCGGCGGCGACCTCGGCGTAGTGCGCCAGCACCGCCTCGACGTGGCCGAAATGGTGATACGCCCGCGGCGGTTCGGCGTAGGCCGCCCGCAGCTGCGCCCATTGCGCCTCGGGCAGGGTCAGCGGCGCCGCGTTCATGCGTCGCGCTGCGCAGGGGCGGCGCGCAACGGCCAGCTGGCTTCGTGCAGGTAACGGCCCTGGCCCTGTACGCTGCGGATCAGGCTCAGCGACGTCGCCTGCCAATGCAGCGCCGGCACCTGCTGCGGCGCCAACGCCTGATCGACATAGGCCAGGGTCATGTGCGGCAGATACGCGCCGTCGGCGCGCGGCGCCACGCCGTGTCGGGCCAACTGCTGCTGCAGCGAATGACGCAAGGCCAGCAGCGGAGCGGGCTCGCCGTCACCGCGCAGTACCAGCGGTCGGCTACGCGCGCGGCTGTCGAAAGTCACCGCCTGGTCGAATGCAAGTTGAAAGGGCGAGGCCGCAAGCGCCTGCCCGGCGGCGCATGCCTGCTGCAGCAAGCGTGGCGGAATCCCGGCGTATTCGCCGAGATAGTGCAAGGTGACATGCAGCCGCTCCGGCGGCAGCGCACGCCCGTGCAGACCATGCGCCTGGCACAGTCGCTCGCCAAGGCTGTGCACCGCTTGCGCGGTTCGCGTGTCGGGTAGCAGCGCAAAGAACAGGCTTTCGCGTGCGGCAGGCGCATCGAAACCGAGCGAGAACTGGGCGCCGGCAGGCGCAGCATCGGGAGACATGGGCAGAAGCGGCAAACGCCGCAATCAGGTCGGCCAGCGGTCGAGCACGCATGGTAGCAAGCGCACCGTCCCGCTGCAGACCATCGGCACGCCGACCCGGACAACGCCGCGAGGCGGCGCGCCGGGCCGGCGGCGGGCGGCGCTTATGCCGCGTTCTTCATCGCGTGCTTGCGGGTGCGCATCACGTCGTGGCAGGCGCGCACTTCCGGCAGCAGGCGGGTGGCGGCGTCGCGCGCGGCGACCGGGGTGTCGGCGTCGGCGATCGTCTCGTTGAAGGCCTTCAGCAGGCGATCTTCGGACTCTTCCAGCTCGGCGACGTAGCCGTACTTGGTGTCGCCCAGCGCGGCACGGACCTTGCCGTACATCTGCTGCATGCTGCCGACCATGGTGCCGTGCTCTTCCGGCTTGCCGCCGACCGACTGCACCACTGCGCTCAGGCTGCTGACGATGTCCGACTTGACGCCGGCGATGCGCAGGAACAGCGCGGACAGTTCGGCGTCGCCCACCTTCTGCGCAGCTTCTTCGTAGAAGTCCTTGCCGTCGCGGGAAATGGCGATGAGGTCGTTGAGGCTGTGCGTGGTCTTGCTCTGGATGCTCATGGGAAACTCCTGTGGCGAGGCCAGCGATATCGCGCAACGGGCACACGGGGGTGAACCTGGATATCGCACGGCGCGGTCGAGAGGATTGCCGCGTTGCGTGGTGTTGGCGATGCTGGGCAGAACGGCATAAAGCGCACGTGAGCCATCGGCGCTCGCTCGTCACGCGGCATTGCCCGTGGTGAACACGCGTTCATGGCCGCACTGCGCAGTCAGACATGTGGCGAAGTTTTCACCATCCTGTCTGCGCGCATTGCGGTGCCTGGGCGGCAGCGACTTATCCACACGGTTGCCCCACGTTCGTCCACAGCGGTTGTGGATGACCGCCGCCGTCGATCGCGTCGGCCGGAGACCGCTCGTCGGCACCGCCACGATGACCGTCCTGTCTCGCCAGCGAGGGCCTATAGTGCAGGCGAGCCCTCGCCACTGCAGGGCACCGCGAGGTGCGTCATGTTCGCCTGGACCGCGTTCGCCCTGCTCGCCGCTGCCACGGCCGCCCCGTCACCGCCCACACCGTCGCTGCCTTCCTCGCACACGGCAGCGGCCGTCCAGAGAGAGGCGGCACCGCCGGTTGCGGCGACGACTACCGCGGCAACCGTCGTTCCGACCCCTGAGCAGATCATGCAGCTGCCACCGGCGCTGCATACGCTGCTGCAGCAGCGCATCGACCGCGGCGCCGATGCCGAACACCGCCTGCAGCAACTGGTGGCGCTGGCCTTCGATGCCAACGGCCTGGACCTGCAGTACGACCCCAAGGCCACCCACAGCGTCGCCGAGAGCTACGCCACGCGCCATGTCAACTGCCTGTCCTTCACCCTGCTGTTCGTGGCGATGGCGCGCGACGTCGGGCTGCAGGCGCAGGTCCAGGAAGTACGCCGCGTGCTGAGCTGGTACGAGGACGGCAATGCGCTGTACAACGTCGGCCACGTCAACGCCGGCGTGCGCGTGGACAGCGGCCGCGGCAGCATCGACCTGGACCGCAGCGTGCTGATGGACCGGCGCGGGCCGCAGCCCATCTCCGATCGCCGCGCCCTCGCCCACTACTACAACAACCGCGGCGCCGAACTGCTGGTCGACGGCGATGTCGACGGCGCCCGCGCGCATCTGGCGATGGCATTGCAGATGGACGCGCGCTTCGCCGGGGCCTGGAACAACCAGGGCGTGCTGGCGATGCGCGATGGCGACAGTGCCGCCGCCGCACGCGACTACGCCAAAGCGCTGGAGATTGATCCGGAACACCTGCCGGCGCTGTCCAACGCCGTGGGCCTGGCCCGACGCCTGGGCGACGGCACGCGCGAGGCCGCCCTGCAGCGGCAGATGAAACAGGTGCGCCAACGCGACCCATTCCAGCAATACCTGCTCGGCAACGAGGCGGAGCGACGCCAGGACTACCCCGCAGCGATTGCCTACTACCGGCATGCCCTGCACCTCTACGACGGCGCCCACCTGCTGTACTTCGCCCTGGCCCGCGCCTACCTGCACAGCGGCGACACCCGCCGCGCCACCGCGGCGCTGCGCGAGGCCATGGCCCACGCCGATCCAGCCACGCAACCGCGCTACCAAGGCAAGCTGGACGCGCTGCGCAGGCTGTCTTCCACCGCGCGGCCGCTGCGCTAGCGCACCCTAGCCGGCCGCGTGCGCGCAGGCGCCGCGCCGTGCCGCCTGGCGCGCCCACAGGTAGATCAGCAGGCCGCCCATGGCCATCGCCGCGCCGACATAGCCGGTGGAGGTCCAGCCCAGGCCGGCGCCGATCGCGATCCCACCCAGCCACGGGCCCAGCGCGTTGGCCAGGTTGAACGCGGCATGGTTGGAGGCCGCGGCCAGGGTCTGCGCATCGCTGGCCACGTCCATCAGGCGGGTCTGCAGCACGGGCGCCAGCGCGCCCATGCTGCCGACCGCGACCACCGCCGGCAGCACCGCCCACGGCGAGGTGGCCGCCAGCGGGAACACCAGCAACACCGCCAGCGACCACAGCAGCACCAGCGGCACCGCGCGGAACTGCATCCGGTCGAACAGCCAGCCGCCGGCCAGATTGCCGAGCAACCCGCCCAGCCCGAATGCGCCCATCGCCACCGGGATCCAGTGTTCGGACACGCCGGTGACCTCCATCAGGGTCGGCGCCAGATAGCTGAAGACGCAGAACATGCCGGCGAAACCGATCGCGCCGATGCCCAGCGCCAGCCACACCTGCGTGCGGTTGAAGGCGCGCAGTTCGCGCAACGGCGAGGGCCGCGCCTCCTGCGGATCGGCCGGTAGCAGTCGCCACACCAGCACCACCGTCAGCACCGCGATCGCCGCGACCAGGGCGTAGGCGTAGCGCCATTCCGCCACCTGGCCGAGCCAGGTCGCCAGCGGGTTGCCGACCAGCACCGCCAGGTTGAGGCCGAGCAGCACCCGGCTGACCGCCGCACCGCGCTGGTCGGGCGGACCGATCGAGGCGGCCACCAGGGTCGCCACGCCGAAATAGGCGCCGTGCGGCAGGCCGGCGACGAAGCGCGCCAGCAGCATGCTGTGATAGTCCGGCGCCACCGCGCTGGCGAGATTGCCGAACGCATAGAAGCCCATCAGCGCCAGCAGCAGATCGCGGCGCGACCAGCGCGCGCCGAGGATCGCCAGCAGCGGCGCACCGACCACCACGCCCAGCGCATAGGCACTGATCAGATGCCCGACCTGTGGCGCATCGATGACCAGACCACGGCCGATGTACGGCATCAGCCCCATGGTGGAGAACTCGCTGGTGCCGATCGCGAAACCGCCCATCGCCAGCGCGAACAGGATCAGCACGTAGCCGCGCCGCGACAGCGGCACCGTGGCGGATGAGGTCATGCGCACGTCCCGAAGGAAAGGGCCGCCCATTATTGTGCATTGCAGCAAGTCCTGCAGCCCCGCCTGCGCAACGCCGCGTTGCGCGGTGCCGCTGGTGGCGCCCGGGGTGGCGATGCCCTCGCGAAGGTGCCGCCGCAGCAACGCACTGTCCCACCGCACCGACGCGAAACCGCCGCGCGCGTCCCCATGTCCTGCACGCACGCCGCCTTGCAGCGCCCCGCTGTAGGGTCGGCCGCCCCACCCCACCACCAAGAGACCCACCGATGACCGACACCGCTTCCCCGCTGTTCACGCCGCTGCGCCTGGGCGCGATCGCACTGGCCAACCGCATCGTGATGGCGCCCCTGACCCGCAACCGTGCCGAAGGCGAAGGCCGCATCCCCTCGCCACTGGCCGCCGAGTACTACGGCCAGCGCGCCAGCGCCGGCCTGCTCATCGCCGAGGCGACCCAGATCAGCCCGATGGGCCAGGGCTACAAGGACACCCCGGGGATCTACAGCGACGCGCAGGTCGCGGCCTGGAAGAAAGTCACCGACGAGGTGCATCGCCGTGGCGGCAAGATCGTGCTGCAGCTGTGGCACGTCGGCCGCATCTCGCACGTCAGCCTGCTGCCGGGCGGCGCCGCGCCGGTGGCGCCCAGCGCGCTGCGCGCCGATGCCAAGACCTTCACCGCCGAGGGCTTCACCGACGTCTCCGCCCCACGCGCGCTGCGCCTGGACGAGATCCCCGCGCTGATCGAGGACTTCCGCCGCGCCGCCCGCAACGCCATCGCCGCCGGCTTCGACGGCGTGGAAGTGCATGCCGCCAACGGCTACCTGATCGACCAGT encodes the following:
- the mprF gene encoding bifunctional lysylphosphatidylglycerol flippase/synthetase MprF, whose product is MTDAAPSTAAPTPGWRRALPVLASLAILALALHALATEFSTHGYSAIRHAFNQLSLSQIVLTLLLGLSSYACLIGFDAVGLRRSGRKLHPMRISITAFLAHAVGQTLGFAALTGGAVRLRGYGRVGLSLAEIGQVVLMSTLGFVFGAWLLLALALTMEPAAAALALPVGATAVRAIGIALLVGFATMLLLAGRDGRTLRWRSHELWLPDRRTTLGVTALSVVELGLASAAFYVLLPNESGIEYIGFVGLYLVAVVAGLVSTVPAGLGVFEWSLLKLLPGVAPAAVLAAALIYRITYYVVPLLLSVLMASLSGLRRPLAASAGGVRVAWRTLRPWLPQIIALAVFAVGAALVIDGTLPTPKRRQDMAPLSIMETSHLLASLGGVVLLLIGQGLQRRSHAAWVLAIGICVLLPLPAWLRGGHVSVALSSLVVAVGLWGARREFYREGALLDEAWSWPWLRNLGLVLIATIWLLFFVYSHVEYQNELWWEFATSANAPRALRAVLLVSVAVVVFGLARLLHSTRSPLPPADGAQLDALAPVLAEATDTQACLVLTGDKALLQAEDGPGFVMMQRYGGSLVAMGDPVGAPEVARALIWRFREEADRMGLRPVFYQVGEQHWQTYLDLGLTLVKLGEEAMVSLEGFHLEGRDRADLRQAWNRGKRSGLSFRIVETDAVDALMPVLAEVSQQWLEDKAGAEKGFSLGSFDPAYLRRFPIAVVEFEGKVVAFANLWQAPAGHELSVDLMRHIADAPKGTMDFLFIELFLWGRDQGYKRFSLGMAPLSGLAQHRLAGRWNRFGNLIVRHGERFYGFTGLRRFKSKFAPAWRTRYLAAPGGMHLPAALLDVTRLISLDPRKPE
- a CDS encoding virulence factor family protein is translated as MWGCALGGLLAAGVAGAAPGAAATAAPRAGAPATAPEKLSHGRFEQVPVLLPKGNAQRVVLWFAGGKHADAERMRQIEALRDDGAMVAVIDSAHLQAVLAKIDGTCGFSAGDVENFSRYVQAYFHVPTYHLPLLVGDGDGAALAYAVAAQAPKHLLAGLLTEDFCPVQVLDDQICGAGITAPARALQATALPVPWLAALDAKTRRDRCTQQSDAFLQKVAQARQFRRSASGDALPGLRAAVRSLGDRPGVSLPPTPADLAGLPVVEVPAAAGAGDADNGNVFAIFVSGDGGWAGLDQQVAGALAKAGIPVVGVDSLRYFWSERTPQGFATDLDRIYRHYSHLWQRGRVVLIGFSQGADVLPAAYNQLPEAMRDQVQLTALLSVGKTADYEFHVSNWISSGDDGLPIAPEVAKMPPAQTLCIYGEDDDDALCPDLPKGAVQLVKLPGDHHFQGDYATLAKQILQRIQ
- a CDS encoding oxidoreductase-like domain-containing protein; the encoded protein is MSDPAANADPRPQAPLPPGPSDCCDSGCPLCVYDLYHEELERYRQALAAWRMRHPGADADA
- the thpR gene encoding RNA 2',3'-cyclic phosphodiesterase; this translates as MSPDAAPAGAQFSLGFDAPAARESLFFALLPDTRTAQAVHSLGERLCQAHGLHGRALPPERLHVTLHYLGEYAGIPPRLLQQACAAGQALAASPFQLAFDQAVTFDSRARSRPLVLRGDGEPAPLLALRHSLQQQLARHGVAPRADGAYLPHMTLAYVDQALAPQQVPALHWQATSLSLIRSVQGQGRYLHEASWPLRAAPAQRDA
- a CDS encoding PA2169 family four-helix-bundle protein; this encodes MSIQSKTTHSLNDLIAISRDGKDFYEEAAQKVGDAELSALFLRIAGVKSDIVSSLSAVVQSVGGKPEEHGTMVGSMQQMYGKVRAALGDTKYGYVAELEESEDRLLKAFNETIADADTPVAARDAATRLLPEVRACHDVMRTRKHAMKNAA
- a CDS encoding lipopolysaccharide assembly protein LapB — its product is MQLPPALHTLLQQRIDRGADAEHRLQQLVALAFDANGLDLQYDPKATHSVAESYATRHVNCLSFTLLFVAMARDVGLQAQVQEVRRVLSWYEDGNALYNVGHVNAGVRVDSGRGSIDLDRSVLMDRRGPQPISDRRALAHYYNNRGAELLVDGDVDGARAHLAMALQMDARFAGAWNNQGVLAMRDGDSAAAARDYAKALEIDPEHLPALSNAVGLARRLGDGTREAALQRQMKQVRQRDPFQQYLLGNEAERRQDYPAAIAYYRHALHLYDGAHLLYFALARAYLHSGDTRRATAALREAMAHADPATQPRYQGKLDALRRLSSTARPLR
- a CDS encoding MFS transporter codes for the protein MTSSATVPLSRRGYVLILFALAMGGFAIGTSEFSTMGLMPYIGRGLVIDAPQVGHLISAYALGVVVGAPLLAILGARWSRRDLLLALMGFYAFGNLASAVAPDYHSMLLARFVAGLPHGAYFGVATLVAASIGPPDQRGAAVSRVLLGLNLAVLVGNPLATWLGQVAEWRYAYALVAAIAVLTVVLVWRLLPADPQEARPSPLRELRAFNRTQVWLALGIGAIGFAGMFCVFSYLAPTLMEVTGVSEHWIPVAMGAFGLGGLLGNLAGGWLFDRMQFRAVPLVLLWSLAVLLVFPLAATSPWAVLPAVVAVGSMGALAPVLQTRLMDVASDAQTLAAASNHAAFNLANALGPWLGGIAIGAGLGWTSTGYVGAAMAMGGLLIYLWARQAARRGACAHAAG
- a CDS encoding alkene reductase gives rise to the protein MTDTASPLFTPLRLGAIALANRIVMAPLTRNRAEGEGRIPSPLAAEYYGQRASAGLLIAEATQISPMGQGYKDTPGIYSDAQVAAWKKVTDEVHRRGGKIVLQLWHVGRISHVSLLPGGAAPVAPSALRADAKTFTAEGFTDVSAPRALRLDEIPALIEDFRRAARNAIAAGFDGVEVHAANGYLIDQFLRDGSNHRDDAYGGSIENRTRLLFEVVEAVAQEIGADRTGVRLSPVTPANDARDSDPQPLFERAVERLDPLGLAFVHVIEGATGGPRDNIAFDYAALRAKFHGPWLVNNGYDKALAEQTVASGRADAVAFGRPFIANPDLVERLRRDAPLNQVDADTLYGGGAKGYTDYPTLD